The Erigeron canadensis isolate Cc75 chromosome 4, C_canadensis_v1, whole genome shotgun sequence genome window below encodes:
- the LOC122595407 gene encoding sugar transport protein 13: MAGGGLSVAAAGGVEFEAKITPIVIISCIMAATGGLMFGYDVGVSGGVTSMPDFLKKFFPVVYKKTEEGDLGSNYCKYDNQGLQLFTSSLYLAGLTSTFFASYTTRRLGRRMTMLIAGVFFLFGVGFNAGAQDLAMLIVGRILLGFGVGFANQAVPVFLSEIAPTRIRGGLNILFQLNVTIGILFANLVNYGTAKIHGWGWRLSLGLAGIPALLLTVGALLVVDTPNSLIERGKLEEGKAVLRRIRGIDNVEPEYLELVEASRLAKEVKHPFRNLLQRKNRPQLIIAVSLQFFQQFTGINAIMFYAPVLFNTLGFKNDASLYSAVITGAVNVLATIVAIYVVDKLGRRFLLLQAGVQMFLSQIVIAIILGFKVTDTSENLSSGIGILVVVMICTYVAAFAWSWGPLGWLIPSETFPLETRSAGQSVTVCINLVFTFLIAQAFLSMLCHFKYGIFFFFSGWVFIMSFFVWFLVPETKNIPIEEMTERVWKKHWLWKRFMDDDEYIQDDLPKKNGFEEKL, from the exons atgGCTGGCGGAGGACTGTCCGTGGCCGCAGCCGGAGGTGTCGAGTTTGAGGCGAAAATTACGCCTATTGTAATAATATCATGCATTATGGCCGCTACTGGTGGTCTTATGTTTGGTTACGATGTTGGTGTTTCAG GTGGAGTGACGTCTATGCCCGattttttgaagaaattttttCCGGTGGTTTATAAAAAGACAGAAGAAGGTGATCTTGGTAGTAATTACTGCAAATATGACAATCAAGGCTTACAACTTTTCACTTCCTCATTGTATCTCGCCGGACTTACATCAACGTTTTTCGCGTCGTACACAACGAGACGGCTTGGAAGAAGGATGACGATGTTGATTGCCGGAGTTTTCTTCCTCTTTGGAGTCGGTTTTAATGCCGGTGCCCAAGACCTTGCCATGCTCATTGTTGGAAGGATTTTACTTGGTTTTGGTGTTGGTTTTGCTAATCAG GCTGTTCCAGTTTTCCTATCAGAAATAGCACCAACAAGGATTCGTGGGGGCCTTAACATTTTGTTTCAACTTAATGTCACTATTGGGATTCTCTTCGCCAACCTAGTCAATTACGGCACTGCAAA GATTCACGGTTGGGGATGGAGACTCTCCTTAGGATTAGCAGGAATCCCAGCATTGCTCCTGACCGTAGGCGCATTGTTGGTGGTCGacacacccaacagtttgatcGAGCGTGGCAAACTAGAAGAAGGAAAGGCGGTACTAAGAAGGATCCGTGGAATAGATAATGTCGAACCAGAGTATTTAGAGCTCGTTGAGGCTAGTCGTCTTGCTAAAGAAGTGAAACACCCTTTCCGTAATCTTTTACAACGTAAAAATCGCCCACAACTTATTATTGCAGTTTCTCTCCAG TTTTTCCAACAATTCACTGGTATCAACGCTATCATGTTCTACGCCCCAGTTCTTTTCAACACATTAGGGTTCAAGAATGACGCTTCACTCTACTCGGCTGTGATTACTGGAGCAGTAAACGTTCTAGCGACTATTGTAGCTATTTACGTGGTTGACAAACTTGGTAGACGGTTTCTATTACTACAAGCAGGAGTCCAAATGTTCTTGTCACAAATTGTGATTGCAATAATTCTAGGCTTCAAGGTTACCGATACCTCAGAAAACCTTAGCTCTGGCATTGGAATCCTAGTGGTGGTCATGATTTGCACATATGTGGCTGCGTTTGCGTGGTCATGGGGTCCATTGGGTTGGCTAATTCCTAGCGAAACGTTCCCTCTAGAGACAAGGTCAGCCGGTCAAAGTGTGACGGTTTGCATCAACTTGGTGTTCACATTTCTTATAGCACAAGCGTTTTTATCTATGCTTTGTCATTTCAAGTACGggatcttctttttcttttcggGTTGGGTGTTTATCATGTCGTTTTTCGTTTGGTTTTTGGTTCCTGAGACGAAGAATATACCGATTGAAGAAATGACCGAGAGAGTTTGGAAGAAACATTGGTTGTGGAAGAGGTTCATGGATGATGATGAATACATACAAGATGATTTGCCCAAGAAGAATGGCTTTGAAGAAAAGCTATAG
- the LOC122598032 gene encoding mavicyanin-like, which produces MENKRLPALYMTMVVCGSLMELAIGAVYTVGDSAGWTTIGNVNYKQWAATKTFKLGDTIVFAYNKQFHNVMQVSHADYRSCNISAPIATHSTGNDSISIKTYGHHFYLCAVPGHCQAGQKVDINVQKVSSTLAPTPSASNPPALASLPSPSFSPTTNAPNSVGLAASSAKSFIKVGLAIAIFVGMV; this is translated from the exons ATGGAGAATAAGAGATTGCCTGCACTGTATATGACCATGGTGGTTTGTGGTTCACTGATGGAGCTAGCCATTGGAGCTGTTTATACAGTTGGAGACTCAGCTGGTTGGACCACCATTGGCAATGTTAATTACAAACAGTGGGCTGCTACTAAGACCTTCAAACTTGGTGATACCATTG TTTTCGCATACAACAAGCAATTTCACAATGTGATGCAAGTTAGTCATGCGGACTACAGATCCTGCAATATCTCTGCGCCCATTGCGACCCATTCTACAGGCAATGACTCTATCAGTATAAAGACATACGGCCACCACTTTTACCTCTGTGCCGTCCCAGGTCATTGCCAAGCCGGACAAAAGGTTGACATTAACGTTCAAAAGGTTTCTTCAACATTGGCTCCAACTCCATCGGCATCAAATCCACCAGCGTTGGCTTCTTTGCCATCTCCATCTTTTAGTCCCACAACGAATGCGCCTAATTCTGTAGGCCTAGCTGCTTCATCGGCTAAATCATTCATTAAAGTGGGGTTGGCTATAGCTATTTTTGTTGGTATGGTATGA